A window of Lepidochelys kempii isolate rLepKem1 chromosome 1, rLepKem1.hap2, whole genome shotgun sequence contains these coding sequences:
- the TEX30 gene encoding testis-expressed protein 30 isoform X3: MGDYTEVKVKIPFGNKYLDAIFSVPDKILTHGVILTHGAGGDMNFSHLVSLVAYLASRGLLCLRFTCKGLNIAYRTKAYKTVVEYLKSSGEYKLSGVFLGGRSMGSRAAVSVARQISQDDNEDFIHGLICLSYPLHQPKLQSKLRDEDLFFIKCPVLFVSGSKDEMCEKKLLEGVASKMKTPKKIHWVEKANHGMTVKGRTADDVMMEMSTQVFSWIKEIIEQEYK; this comes from the exons ATGGGTGATTATACAGAG gtTAAAGTGAAAATACCTTTTGGAAATAAATACCTAGACGCTATCTTTTCTGTCCCAGACAAGATTTTAACACACGGAGTGATTCTTACTCATGGAGCTGGAGGAGATATGAATTTCTCTCATTTAGTTTCTTTGGTAGCCTATCTTGCATCCCGTGGACTTTTGTGCTTGAGATTTACCTGTAAAGGCCTTAACATTGCTTATAGGACTAAAGCATATAAAACAGTTGTG GAATATTTAAAGTCCTCCGGTGAATATAAACTTTCTGGTGTCTTTCTTGGAG GTCGTTCGATGGGTTCACGAGCCGCTGTCTCTGTGGCACGTCAGATTAGCCAGGATGACAATGAGGATTTCATTCACGGTCTGATATGTTTATCTTATCCACTTCATCAACCAAAGCTTCAGTCCAAACTCCGGGAtgaagatttattttttattaagtgTCCTGTGCTGTTTGTCTCAGGATCAAAAGATGAGATGTGTGAAAAA AAATTATTGGAAGGTGTGGCAAGCAAAATGAAGACCCCTAAAAAAATTCATTGGGTTGAAAAAGCAAACCATGGCATGACAGTGAAAGGACGAACAGCAGATGATGTTATGATGGAAATGAGCACACAGGTTTTTTCATGGATCAAAGAAATAATTGAACAGGAGTACAAATAA
- the TEX30 gene encoding testis-expressed protein 30 isoform X5, giving the protein MGDYTEEYLKSSGEYKLSGVFLGGRSMGSRAAVSVARQISQDDNEDFIHGLICLSYPLHQPKLQSKLRDEDLFFIKCPVLFVSGSKDEMCEKKLLEGVASKMKTPKKIHWVEKANHGMTVKGRTADDVMMEMSTQVFSWIKEIIEQEYK; this is encoded by the exons ATGGGTGATTATACAGAG GAATATTTAAAGTCCTCCGGTGAATATAAACTTTCTGGTGTCTTTCTTGGAG GTCGTTCGATGGGTTCACGAGCCGCTGTCTCTGTGGCACGTCAGATTAGCCAGGATGACAATGAGGATTTCATTCACGGTCTGATATGTTTATCTTATCCACTTCATCAACCAAAGCTTCAGTCCAAACTCCGGGAtgaagatttattttttattaagtgTCCTGTGCTGTTTGTCTCAGGATCAAAAGATGAGATGTGTGAAAAA AAATTATTGGAAGGTGTGGCAAGCAAAATGAAGACCCCTAAAAAAATTCATTGGGTTGAAAAAGCAAACCATGGCATGACAGTGAAAGGACGAACAGCAGATGATGTTATGATGGAAATGAGCACACAGGTTTTTTCATGGATCAAAGAAATAATTGAACAGGAGTACAAATAA
- the TEX30 gene encoding testis-expressed protein 30 isoform X1, protein MNFSHLVSLVAYLASRGLLCLRFTCKGLNIAYRTKAYKTVVEYLKSSGEYKLSGVFLGGRSMGSRAAVSVARQISQDDNEDFIHGLICLSYPLHQPKLQSKLRDEDLFFIKCPVLFVSGSKDEMCEKKLLEGVASKMKTPKKIHWVEKANHGMTVKGRTADDVMMEMSTQVFSWIKEIIEQEYK, encoded by the exons ATGAATTTCTCTCATTTAGTTTCTTTGGTAGCCTATCTTGCATCCCGTGGACTTTTGTGCTTGAGATTTACCTGTAAAGGCCTTAACATTGCTTATAGGACTAAAGCATATAAAACAGTTGTG GAATATTTAAAGTCCTCCGGTGAATATAAACTTTCTGGTGTCTTTCTTGGAG GTCGTTCGATGGGTTCACGAGCCGCTGTCTCTGTGGCACGTCAGATTAGCCAGGATGACAATGAGGATTTCATTCACGGTCTGATATGTTTATCTTATCCACTTCATCAACCAAAGCTTCAGTCCAAACTCCGGGAtgaagatttattttttattaagtgTCCTGTGCTGTTTGTCTCAGGATCAAAAGATGAGATGTGTGAAAAA AAATTATTGGAAGGTGTGGCAAGCAAAATGAAGACCCCTAAAAAAATTCATTGGGTTGAAAAAGCAAACCATGGCATGACAGTGAAAGGACGAACAGCAGATGATGTTATGATGGAAATGAGCACACAGGTTTTTTCATGGATCAAAGAAATAATTGAACAGGAGTACAAATAA
- the TEX30 gene encoding testis-expressed protein 30 isoform X2 has product MLLTAIGWRGWAAAGPGLGPCRGGEGAGSAVKVKIPFGNKYLDAIFSVPDKILTHGVILTHGAGGDMNFSHLVSLVAYLASRGLLCLRFTCKGLNIAYRTKAYKTVVEYLKSSGEYKLSGVFLGGRSMGSRAAVSVARQISQDDNEDFIHGLICLSYPLHQPKLQSKLRDEDLFFIKCPVLFVSGSKDEMCEKKLLEGVASKMKTPKKIHWVEKANHGMTVKGRTADDVMMEMSTQVFSWIKEIIEQEYK; this is encoded by the exons ATGCTCCTTACAGCGATCGGCTGGCGAGGCTGGGCCGCTGCGGGGCCGGGGCTCGGCCCGTGCCGCGGGGGAGAAGGAGCCGGTTCGGCG gtTAAAGTGAAAATACCTTTTGGAAATAAATACCTAGACGCTATCTTTTCTGTCCCAGACAAGATTTTAACACACGGAGTGATTCTTACTCATGGAGCTGGAGGAGATATGAATTTCTCTCATTTAGTTTCTTTGGTAGCCTATCTTGCATCCCGTGGACTTTTGTGCTTGAGATTTACCTGTAAAGGCCTTAACATTGCTTATAGGACTAAAGCATATAAAACAGTTGTG GAATATTTAAAGTCCTCCGGTGAATATAAACTTTCTGGTGTCTTTCTTGGAG GTCGTTCGATGGGTTCACGAGCCGCTGTCTCTGTGGCACGTCAGATTAGCCAGGATGACAATGAGGATTTCATTCACGGTCTGATATGTTTATCTTATCCACTTCATCAACCAAAGCTTCAGTCCAAACTCCGGGAtgaagatttattttttattaagtgTCCTGTGCTGTTTGTCTCAGGATCAAAAGATGAGATGTGTGAAAAA AAATTATTGGAAGGTGTGGCAAGCAAAATGAAGACCCCTAAAAAAATTCATTGGGTTGAAAAAGCAAACCATGGCATGACAGTGAAAGGACGAACAGCAGATGATGTTATGATGGAAATGAGCACACAGGTTTTTTCATGGATCAAAGAAATAATTGAACAGGAGTACAAATAA
- the TEX30 gene encoding testis-expressed protein 30 isoform X4 yields the protein MLLTAIGWRGWAAAGPGLGPCRGGEGAGSAEYLKSSGEYKLSGVFLGGRSMGSRAAVSVARQISQDDNEDFIHGLICLSYPLHQPKLQSKLRDEDLFFIKCPVLFVSGSKDEMCEKKLLEGVASKMKTPKKIHWVEKANHGMTVKGRTADDVMMEMSTQVFSWIKEIIEQEYK from the exons ATGCTCCTTACAGCGATCGGCTGGCGAGGCTGGGCCGCTGCGGGGCCGGGGCTCGGCCCGTGCCGCGGGGGAGAAGGAGCCGGTTCGGCG GAATATTTAAAGTCCTCCGGTGAATATAAACTTTCTGGTGTCTTTCTTGGAG GTCGTTCGATGGGTTCACGAGCCGCTGTCTCTGTGGCACGTCAGATTAGCCAGGATGACAATGAGGATTTCATTCACGGTCTGATATGTTTATCTTATCCACTTCATCAACCAAAGCTTCAGTCCAAACTCCGGGAtgaagatttattttttattaagtgTCCTGTGCTGTTTGTCTCAGGATCAAAAGATGAGATGTGTGAAAAA AAATTATTGGAAGGTGTGGCAAGCAAAATGAAGACCCCTAAAAAAATTCATTGGGTTGAAAAAGCAAACCATGGCATGACAGTGAAAGGACGAACAGCAGATGATGTTATGATGGAAATGAGCACACAGGTTTTTTCATGGATCAAAGAAATAATTGAACAGGAGTACAAATAA